A single Cannabis sativa cultivar Pink pepper isolate KNU-18-1 chromosome 7, ASM2916894v1, whole genome shotgun sequence DNA region contains:
- the LOC115696432 gene encoding uncharacterized protein LOC115696432 has protein sequence MLFADDSYLFCQSTTSVAGSVSNLLNQFETASGQKVNFSKSTMFFSPNTCPATRVQICDILHMPEASEGSLYLGLPNIIGRNKNVVLGFLKTKVIAGINSWDCKLLSRAGKEILLKIVVQSLPTYPMSVFLLPLGTCNEIEKLMARFWWKTSSSKGKVIIWRSWDHMAAHKYDGGMGFRHLHDFNISMLAKQAALGTMTLYEMFNNRDSDIILGIPLSSNVSIDTWSWEGERTGEFSVKSAYNMLQQQKRTEEMVENSIF, from the exons ATGTTATTTGCAGACGATAGCTATTTATTTTGTCAATCAACTACTAGTGTTGCCGGCAGTGTCTCAAACTTGCTCAATCAATTTGAAACTGCATCTGGACAAAAGGTGAACTTTTCTAAGTCTACTATGTTCTTCAGTCCTAATACGTGTCCTGCAACTCGTGTCCAGATTTGTGATATTCTCCATATGCCTGAAGCCTCTGAAGGAAGCCTCTATCTGGGACTTCCAAACATTATTGGGAGAAATAAAAATGTTGTACTAGGATTTCTGAAGACCAAGGTAATAGCAGGAATTAATAGTTGGGATTGTAAACTTCTTTCTCGTGCCGGCAAAGAAATCCTATTGAAAATTGTTGTCCAATCGCTCCCCACATATCCTATGAGTGTTTTCCTCCTTCCACTTGGCACATGTAATGAAATTGAAAAACTTATGGCCCGATTTTGGTGGAAGACATCTTCTAGTAAAGGGAAAGTTATTATTTGGAGGTCTTGGGATCATATGGCTGCTCATAAATACGATGGTGGCATGGGTTTTCGGCACTTGCATGATTTCAACATTTCCATGCTTGCTAAACAAG CCGCTCTTGGGACTATGACCTTGTACGAGATGTTCAATAATCGAGATTCTGATATTATTTTGGGCATCCCACTAAGCTCAAATGTCTCCATTGATACATGGTCTTGGGAGGGGGAAAGAACAGGCGAGTTCTCGGTCAAAAGTGCTTATAACATGCTCCAACAACAAAAGCGTACCGAAGAGATGGTTGAAAACTCAATCTTCTAG